A region of Procambarus clarkii isolate CNS0578487 chromosome 22, FALCON_Pclarkii_2.0, whole genome shotgun sequence DNA encodes the following proteins:
- the LOC138367642 gene encoding uncharacterized protein: MRRNVLSGAQKRKSCRVEHRRGRAAEWSTEEEELQSGAQKRKSCRVEHRRGRAAEWSTEEEELQSGAQKRKSCRVEHRRGRAAEWSTEEEELQSGAQKRKSCRVEHRRGRAAEWSTEEEELQSGAQKRKSCRVEHRRGRAAEWSKEEEELQSGAQKRKSCRVEHRRGRAAEWSTEEEELQSGAQKRKSCRVEHRRGRAAEETTAKHPKLRWWNNSGAPTATHTIPLYTASTPPVSATSTVPSAITSTSASTPPVSATSTVPSAITSTISIHTSSVSH; the protein is encoded by the coding sequence ATGAGACGTAATGTTTTGAGTGGAGCACAGAAGAGGAAGAGCTGCAGAGTGGAGCACAGAAGAGGAAGAGCTGCAGAGTGGAGCACAGAAGAGGAAGAGCTGCAGAGTGGAGCACAGAAGAGGAAGAGCTGCAGAGTGGAGCACAGAAGAGGAAGAGCTGCAGAGTGGAGCACAGAAGAGGAAGAGCTGCAGAGTGGAGCACAGAAGAGGAAGAGCTGCAGAGTGGAGCACAGAAGAGGAAGAGCTGCAGAGTGGAGCACAGAAGAGGAAGAGCTGCAGAGTGGAGCACAGAAGAGGAAGAGCTGCAGAGTGGAGCACAGAAGAGGAAGAGCTGCAGAGTGGAGCACAGAAGAGGAAGAGCTGCAGAGTGGAGCACAGAAGAGGAAGAGCTGCAGAGTGGAGCACAGAAGAGGAAGAGCTGCAGAGTGGAGCAAAGAAGAGGAAGAGCTGCAGAGTGGAGCACAGAAGAGGAAGAGCTGCAGAGTGGAGCACAGAAGAGGAAGAGCTGCAGAGTGGAGCACAGAAGAGGAAGAGCTGCAGAGTGGAGCACAGAAGAGGAAGAGCTGCAGAGTGGAGCACAGAAGAGGAAGAGCTGCAGAGGAGACAACAGCAAAACATCCTAAATTAAGATGGTGGAACAACTCAGGTGCACCGACAGCCACTCATACCATTCCTTTATATACAGCATCCACACCTCCagtgtcagccactagtactgttccttcagcTATAACATCCACATCAGCATCCACTCCTCCagtgtcagccactagtactgttccttcagcTATAACATCCACAATCAGCATCCACACCTCCagtgtcagccactag